TAATTCCCACGTTAACTTTTGATGCACTTTAGTGCATTTACTTTCATGCATTATATAGCTGAAAACAGCATGGCTCAAATACTGACACAATTGCTATCATAACTTCAGTGCACATGGAAACCATTCACACACTAAATACTGTCTACAGTAAGACTGCATTCCACGATGGGATACCTTGAGAGTGTATTTTCGTCTTTCTTCTGCCATTCGCTTTGCCTCTAACTCCAGCTCCTTCTGTTTCAGcacttctatctctctctcttgcactgtAACACGGTCCTTCCTGCAATATTAATTTGTGCACAGTCAGAACATCAAACACTCAAACCCACCTCACCTGAAGTCCTATCCAAGTGTATCCTACTTCATCCCCTCCCACCTGTGACTGTTCTCGCCTGTTTTGGGGGGACTATCACACCTTCCCTGTCCACCCTCTCAAATGGCAGGAAATCCCACCTCTTGAGGAAACTTTTGGGAGTATTACATTCATCCTTTCCATTTCAATAAAGATAAGACATCAGATCCATCTCAAATGTATAGGTCCTGTAAAATTTGCTGTTCTTGGTTTAGTTTTAAATGGAACCTGTCTGCAGTTACTTCACACAAACTGGCAGTATGTTGTTACCACAACCTTCTGAAACAAGCTCACAATTCTTAGAGGCTAACGAAATATTCATGAAGTAacataatttgctcctgcaacgtaCTTGCGGATGAAGACCGGTTTGAGCCGTGGCTCTGTTTCATCTTCACTGTCAGTGTATTCTTCATATTCTGACTCAGACTCGGACTCCTCCCCAGATCTGCCCTCATCCTCCAGCTCCATTACTTCAAGCTCTTCGTTTTTTCTCTCCTGAGCTCGCTGACGCATCATACCACGCCGACGCTCAATTTCCTAAACAAGAAACAAGCCCAAAGAagtcatacatacatacatacatgaaaAGAAGGTATTGAAAACCCAGAAATTACCTTGGATACCCTGGGCTGCTGGACAGATGCATGTGAAAATAGCTGATTTGAGTACTGAGAGTTGCAACAGTAGCTTAAAATTCAATATGGATAAGCAATCCAAACCACACTGCTGAAACATCAGAAGGCTGAGAGCACAGTCAGTGCTGCTCTTTCCCCAACCATGCACAATGCGGAGAAGTCAATGTCCCATATCTAAAGAAAAATAGCCTCCTGGAGAGCATGTTTTGCACCTTCAAAAGCAAACAGAACAGTGTATACAGCTGTCTAATATTAACTACATCTCTGGTTCCTTTCCTCAGTACATACCTCATCATcaatctcttcttcttcttcctcactACTGTCCTCACGATCTATATGCCAATCTTCTCCCTCTGATTCAGGCTCACTTTCACCAACCACTTCAGGCTCCACAATCTTACGATGTCTTGCCaaccttagcacacaggaaaaataaaatactacaCTTTACTGTTCACGGAAACCAAACTGCTCCTTAAAACAGAAACTCTGAAATATTCAAATCAGAGcatgatgctcattttcaaagcaaatagacttagaaagttacgtggaggcgtattttcaaagcacttagaattacaaagttccaaagtaacctatggaactttgtaagtctatgtgctttgaaaatgagcctcatgacATGAAGTTATACCACTTTTTAGAACCTTTATGACAGTGATACAGAATATCATACTAGGAAACAAAACAATAGGCTTTTTATCTGTTGAAGTTTTATGAGGCTGATATGCTGATGTGGAAAAAACATATTTAGAAAATAGAGGTACCAGTTAAAATATTTAAGAGCACAAAGGGAGTAGAATATGATAGTTAGCTTAtaatttgctgttttgtttttctttattcacCATTTCATTTTTGCCTCTTTGCTTACTTTTTCTTTCCTACCTTTTTTGTTGGAGATGAGGAAGAGATAGAAAACAAACCTTTTACAACCAAAAtcctttttgtgatttttataaaAATTTGTTTTAGAGCTTTGTGTCCCGTTCCATGCTTATCTTCCACTAACCACTTCCGTACATTCCTcagcctctttctctcttttcttgccttcaactagccgttgagcccgtaaaaacgggctagtataggaaagggggggggggggggtttgaaagtcCCTTCCCGCCGCcgacctcgccccccccccccccgagtcgccaccacccctccatccggcccgggccctcgctccgctattgaaacagcgagggaacgcagcacacagctctgctgagctgccgtcggccttccttcttcttgtctgcctgtgtcccgccctcgtgtgatgtaacatcatcgagggcgggacacaggcagagaagaaggaaggactgcagctcagcagagctgtgtgctgcgttccctcgctgtttcaatagtggagcgagggcccggccgggtggagggtgggaggagcattggcgacggcggtttcgtccctcgcaaatgcgcagtacagaccctctctgttccgcccccatcataacgtattgacacgggggcggggcagagaggctctctactgcgcatttgcgagtgagtacgacactcgccatttatatgtttgatgtttccACCTAATCTCTCCTCTCAATCTTTCCTGGGCTGCAGTTGCACCTCCTGCTCCTTGTGGCCTGGCAGCAGACATATTGCAGGCACATGCCAATAACAATTTAGTCTGTATGCTACCATGTCCCAACTCCAAACCCTAAACCATTCCTCCAACTCCACAGCAGTGACTTTCTTTTCATTTTAGAACCGGAGTCAGTTACCTTTCCTCCACATCCTCATTCATGCGATTTTGCAAGCGCCTAAGACGGGGATCACTGGTACTTTCCTCCTGCCTCTCCTCTGGTTCCATCTCCAACTCTTTTGCTTTCTTAATGAACTGGAACTCCTCATCTTCTTCATCAGAGGATTCCATAGGAGCATAGTCTGGCCTCTTACCGGAGACATAGCGCTTCACCTTCACTTTCTCCATCGAGATCTCACCTGTGAATAAAGTGGCACATTCAGCACAACAACGGCTTACAACTGAAGACCATCCATCCACATTATTACACTAATGCCCAGAACCCTCATCACCACGGGGGCAATCCTATAACTGGGcgtctccatttaggtgcccaacCCCATATGCTAGAATCTActttataatggaacctaggtgctTAGGTTCCGTTAAACAATATTAGCATAACATGATttggtgtgcctaacatttacacGCCAGCAGAGGCACGTGCcagtgcctaaatgcagcagggacatgAGTAACTTACAAAATACAGTAAGACTGAGCTCCACCTGTGtttcacccatgctcctcccctgtgcaagcccccttgcaaatacaaactatgtgaaattagatcttacttgCTAATATTCTTTCCTTGAGTTCCTCCAGACCAGTCCCGCTATGTGGGTTTACTTCCTCCTGCCAGCTCATGGAGACTGAGGGCtcgatgcacaaaggcagccatAAAATATGGGTGGGTTTGGTAAAATTTAGTGACTTGCAAACAGGAAGCAATGTACAAAGgagattgcatgcaaatgagctgcacggatCCCCCTTCGTGTATCTCTCGCTGTTTGCGAGtctgagctgtcaaatgcatttgacagctctgatgcacCACACCCCGAccccatacttttttttttaatgttccatgacccccccccccccctaaaaaaaaatcttttttttccctggtggtccagtgaaccctAACCACCCCTCCCCAACAACCtcacagaatctttttttttcctggtggtccagtgaactgGACCCCTTCTCCCTGAGCGTGCACACACTCCTTCCGGTCCccaccccctcctgcatcccTCTCTGTACAAGGTGGAGGCAAGAGGGCAGGGCATTCAGATACACTAGgtggggctaaacaccatataaggagtttttccttatatggtgcttagtcctgcccagtacatcccagaatgcaccgggCAAGGTCTGAGCACTGCCATTTTGTTCCGGGTGAGCCTGAGGCAAGAGGGAGGAGCTATTGCTCCTGCCTTCATGCCTCCAtcttgtaaaggtacagggatGGGTGTGAGGGTGGTgggactggctagaaccagtctaaagcaaacgtagtatggtaagctttgtgcatctggctatgAGAATTACTAAAAGCCTTCCCCTATAAGGAGACATGTGCAGTCTAGATCTAGTCAGCATTCCTTAACAATGGAGACCAAATTTTGGCAGGAAATACCACCATTTTGGGTACAGCTACAACAGAAACGCTTGGAGGGTGACCTCCAATGCTGGATTCCATGGAGACACTGACCAAAATGTTAAGGAATGCTAGCCAACACAAGGTTCTGAAGACTGATTAGTGTCCTGACTTCAACCTCCTCATGTAGTCCTCAAGAATTCCTCATGCTCCTGTCAGCTGACAGCCCCTATTTTAATCTGTGCAGCacttcttctcctctcccctccatagtTCCTGACTCTCCTTCTTGCATCTGCACCAGACTACCCACCAGCATTCCTGAATGGCAGCTGCCACAAGGCGCAAAACTGTGGCTTCTTTCAACCTGAACTGCTAGGCACATGCGGCTCTTCTGCAGTTGCTTCAATTACCAGCCAAGATTGGGCCCAGTGCACTACACCGCCTCCAAGCTCTTGCTCTCCAGTCTTAAGCATGATTTTCTTGTCGTTGTTTTGAGCCTTACTGGTTGCTTCATCCCAGCTTCAGGAACTCAATGTCCTCCTTCCAAGAGTAGAAGAGGGGGGTCAAGGCTCCAGGCCTTAGGTCCCACGGATACTTAAAGGGGTAGAGGGAGGGACCCAGACCAACACCCCAAGGCTCAGCAGTCCAACCCAGCCAGACCTAGCCCACTCATCAAGTTTTCCCTgatagtgtttttatttttttggtaagGATAAGAGGATAAGATAAGACAGTGCACCCCTAGACCAAAGGCCCAGTCATCCTATTCATTTCCATTTACTACTACAACCAAGCAAGACTGCACAGGCGCCCATCCACCATAGACTAAGGAATCTGGCTAGGACTAAACTGCACAGGTTGCTTTATAGAGGAAGGCTTTCATTCAGTAGTACtcaatctccatctgctggtaggagataAACCCacacatctggactggtctggagggaacAGGAGAAAGCAGCTAGGCACTTAGGCACCCTGCTAGCACTTACATGGGTATGTGTGCTTGATGGACTCTGTTACCTTtcagatgaaacacacaactatACTAATAGTGCAACAGTTGGATAAGAAACACTGTGGTACACACTACTGTTCAATTGATTTATGTGATGAATATGTCATCTATCACCATATCAAGACCAACCAAATTTGCTGATGCTTGTCTAAATATGACTGCAGTAATACTAAGccacaataaaaagtggcctgcgctagtttggacgcgtgaaattagcgcacgctgggccattttttaccatggtagataaaaaggcctttttttaatggggcagtaaatggccatgcgctaatattaaaagtagtgcacggccatttaccacctgagcccttaacgccacctatttacttggtggtaagagATCAAGTGCTACTCCTGCAGTAATCAGACAGCGCATGGCAATGTggatgctgattactgcctggaacatcccccgcggtagaaaattattttctaccaagggAAACAGTGTGTGCACTAATTTCAAAACTAAGTTAACGCGTGCTACCCGCACATTAGCCtcacagcagcttagtaaaaggacccctaaatgaatttAAAAACACAACAGTCACTTATAAataagattattttatttttgtattattgCTGACCAAGGAATACTGCCACTAGGTATGGCTCTCTTAAAATTGTACAGTACGCTATAAGCACAATTTCTTTTAAAACTCGCTGAGAATGAGGTATCAAACCTACTCAATGACTTGTGAATCAGTGGATAACTTAATTAAaacaaaggccctgtttactaagccgtgctgtaggtacACTAAATTTTtttgtgcatgctaatgctagagacatccatatattcctatgggtgtctctagcgttagcaaggtttagtaaacaggactctAAATATGaacgaaggggtccttttacaaagctgcggtaaaaaagtggCTTTAATAtgccctttttatcacagctataaaaatggcttttcctcattttgttgtattagttgccatgtgctaatgttaccattagtgcacggccatttttaaaaaattaccgcATGAGCACTTACAGCCACACATTTTGTTGGCAGTAATGGCTCATACAGTATCCATGCGTTAACTAGTTAGCATGTAGTAATGTAGCTGTACTAACTGGTTAGAACaggaatgcccattctctgcccatgacacaccccctcaaaatATATTAGAAAAATTATTTAGGGCTTGGTTAACGGGCAcgttttgaagctgctgcaggATGCCACAGCACGTCCCACATTATCCCATATTTAGCTACGTTAGGCACATGTTagtgcctaacgcagcttagtttttaaaaaggccttcaaATTTCTTTAAATTGTTCCTACTTTGAAACACACACATCAACATGAAGNNNNNNNNNNNNNAAGGCGGTTagctagcagagtttaaaaaggggttggacggttttcctaaaggacgtccataaaccgctactaaacggacttggaaaactccaaaattccaggaataacatgtatagaatgtttgtacgtttgggaagcttgccaggtgcccttggcctggattggccgctgtcgggacaggatgctgggctcgatggacccttagtcttttcccagtgtggcattacttatgtacttatgtacttatgttttccaCTTCCCAATACCCCCACAAGGCACACAGTGGAACTATAATTACTCTCAGGCTTTGCTAAAGCCCTGTCTCATTTGTGTGTGTCTGTTTGTGTCTCTGTTTTCAGCCCTTGCCTTTGTGATTAACCAAGACTATGAAGGCCAAGAGgctaggatttaaaaaaaatgtgattgCTATGTTAATAATACTGTATATAACAGGCTTGACcgagttcagtccttgagggctgcaaattGGCcagatttcaggatttccctaatgaatatgcatgaaaaaagaTTTGAATATTGTGGAGGtagtgtgcatgcaaatctctctcatgcatattcattatctaTCCTCTACTTTGACCTAATcttcttttatcaaaatcaatacagaatttttttgtttgttacaaacACATTACTTTATTCAATTTAAACATAATTAATAAAAGTTTAACATCTACTTATATAAGGACTATGTTCTGTATTATCACCTATGATACTCTGTATAGTTTCTTTAGACTTTCATGACCCATAAAGTATATCGTCAATAAAGTCAGATGACTTATCTTGTCTTCATTCCAAACGACGAAATGTTACGTATTCCACCATATAGTTCATGAAAGAGTATCCATAATTGTCCGAtgataaacagaaaacaaaatccaAAAAAGGATGAAATTCACAATATCCTCGGGGTGGGTCAATATTCTCTGAAAAAATGACTCCACTCAAACCGGATCCTTCTGTCAGTTTTCTTCACAGCGATGTTTAATTTCACATTCATACATATATATCCacagatctcaacacaggccgtgtttcattatAACTTCTTCAGGAGATCCTACATACAAATATATAACATCACTCAACACATCATCATCTCAAACCACACtacaaatagtattttcttaaGCTTCTTACCAGCCACATTAGAACACTGGGCTCAAAACAGGAAATCCTTCTGATAGTATACATCGTCTAATAGATTGAATGATCTAACTTTATGTGAACTACAGCTCTTATACAGACATCAATAATGCCCA
This genomic interval from Microcaecilia unicolor chromosome 1, aMicUni1.1, whole genome shotgun sequence contains the following:
- the LOC115460665 gene encoding microfibrillar-associated protein 1, producing MEKVKVKRYVSGKRPDYAPMESSDEEDEEFQFIKKAKELEMEPEERQEESTSDPRLRRLQNRMNEDVEERLARHRKIVEPEVVGESEPESEGEDWHIDREDSSEEEEEEIDDEEIERRRGMMRQRAQERKNEELEVMELEDEGRSGEESESESEYEEYTDSEDETEPRLKPVFIRKKDRVTVQEREIEVLKQKELELEAKRMAEERRKYTLKIVEEETKKELEENKRSLAALDALNTDDENDEEEYEAWKVRELKRIKRDREEREAIEKEKAEIDRMRNLTEEERRAELRANGKIITNKAVKGKYKFLQKYYHRGAFFMDEDEDVYKRDFSAPTLEDHFNKTILPKVMQVKNFGRSGRTKYTHLVDQDTTSFDSAWGQESAQNTKFFKQKAAGVRDVFERPSVKKRKTT